In the genome of Bacillus sp. S3, one region contains:
- a CDS encoding AraC family transcriptional regulator, whose product MSNEIYEVPKSQRDQLPAKILYVTQSKYDKDWHSTTHTHHFTELIYITKGKGAFIYDKKEVALKEYDLVIINPNVEHTEKSAPGNPLEYIAIGIQGLAFSSQNETNSLISFYNFKQEHRAYLFYLEQLLREVQQQNEDYELIVQNLLQILLLTMMRKKTFTLEKTSTQKINKDIAFIKNYIKKHFREEINLDILAEAGHINKYYLAHSFKKSVGVSPIEYLIQTRIKESKILLETTNYPISDISTITGFSSQSFFSQSFKRVTNQSPSQYRKSKAKKSHKPRKKIL is encoded by the coding sequence TTGTCTAACGAGATTTACGAAGTACCAAAATCCCAGCGAGATCAACTTCCAGCGAAAATTCTTTATGTGACACAATCGAAATATGACAAGGATTGGCACAGTACTACCCATACACACCACTTTACCGAACTGATTTATATCACGAAGGGGAAAGGGGCATTTATCTATGATAAAAAGGAGGTAGCCTTAAAAGAGTATGATTTAGTCATCATCAATCCAAATGTCGAGCACACGGAAAAATCTGCACCGGGGAATCCGCTAGAGTATATTGCCATTGGAATCCAGGGGTTGGCTTTTTCATCTCAGAATGAAACCAATTCACTTATTTCGTTTTATAATTTTAAACAAGAACATCGAGCCTACCTTTTTTATCTAGAACAGCTGCTAAGAGAAGTACAACAGCAGAATGAAGATTATGAACTAATAGTACAAAATCTTTTACAAATTTTATTGCTGACTATGATGAGAAAAAAAACCTTCACCTTAGAAAAAACATCCACTCAAAAGATAAACAAAGATATCGCCTTCATAAAAAATTACATCAAGAAGCATTTTCGCGAAGAAATCAATTTGGATATTCTAGCTGAAGCAGGGCATATAAATAAATATTATTTGGCTCATTCGTTCAAGAAATCAGTTGGTGTTTCTCCTATTGAATATTTGATTCAAACACGGATTAAGGAAAGCAAGATTCTACTTGAAACAACCAACTATCCAATCTCTGATATTTCAACGATTACCGGCTTTTCTTCCCAATCCTTTTTTTCGCAATCATTCAAAAGGGTGACAAATCAATCACCATCGCAATATCGAAAATCAAAAGCCAAGAAAAGCCACAAACCGCGAAAAAAAATATTATAA
- a CDS encoding GntR family transcriptional regulator yields MKPLQTDSVIPLYHQLKDRLKKSIESGQWKPGDQIPSENQLMNEYNVSRNTAKKSIEELVQDGLLYRIQGKGTFVAKPKLQQSLMSLYSFSKVFKEKGLVPKDIILEIREVKPSPEIKAELQLSGDETVIEMKRLRCVGDDPFTLESSFFPKMVVPEMEQLKRVGETSLYDLLEQEFNIIVTKAREVFEPVLIREEESKYLQTTAGKPALLLERTAFGANGLPVEFCRSIVRGDRCRFYTELT; encoded by the coding sequence ATGAAACCGTTGCAAACTGATAGTGTGATACCTCTGTACCATCAGCTTAAGGATAGATTAAAAAAATCTATCGAAAGCGGACAATGGAAGCCTGGAGATCAGATCCCATCTGAAAATCAATTAATGAATGAGTACAATGTGAGCCGAAATACGGCGAAAAAATCAATTGAAGAGCTTGTCCAAGATGGTCTGCTTTATCGAATTCAGGGGAAGGGGACGTTTGTGGCCAAGCCTAAGCTGCAGCAGTCATTAATGAGTCTATATAGTTTCAGTAAAGTTTTTAAAGAAAAAGGGTTAGTGCCGAAAGATATCATTCTTGAGATTCGAGAAGTTAAGCCGTCTCCGGAAATCAAAGCAGAGCTTCAACTATCAGGCGATGAGACTGTCATTGAAATGAAGCGCCTGCGCTGTGTCGGGGATGACCCATTTACCCTTGAATCTTCCTTCTTTCCAAAAATGGTGGTACCGGAGATGGAGCAGTTGAAGAGAGTGGGAGAAACATCTCTTTATGATTTGCTCGAACAGGAGTTTAACATTATTGTTACAAAGGCAAGAGAAGTATTCGAGCCGGTTTTAATCCGGGAGGAGGAGAGTAAATATCTGCAAACTACTGCAGGAAAACCTGCTCTCTTATTGGAGCGAACCGCTTTTGGTGCCAATGGACTTCCCGTGGAATTTTGCCGTTCTATTGTTCGCGGTGACAGATGCCGTTTTTATACAGAACTTACTTAA
- a CDS encoding carbohydrate ABC transporter permease codes for MKQEKGMSAESLYRFFIYVALVTLAISIIVPVGWVFLASIKENSEFYGSPWTMPKGFYFQNFIDAFEKANMGIYMLNSVMVTALALVILLVVALPAAYVLARYTFRGSKVINSLFKAGLFINVNYIVVPIFLMLLDGDTFLRAQLGDGFLLDNLFVLAIVYAATALPFTIYLLSSYFQSLPITFEEAALVDGAGYFKTMIKIMIPMARPSIITIILFNFLAFWNEYIIALTLIPGENKTLPVGLMNLMAAQKSAANYGQMYAGMVLVMLPTLILYILVQRKITQGMTLGGLKD; via the coding sequence ATGAAACAAGAAAAAGGCATGAGTGCCGAATCATTGTATCGATTTTTTATCTACGTTGCACTAGTCACATTAGCTATTTCTATTATTGTTCCAGTGGGCTGGGTCTTTTTAGCATCCATTAAAGAGAACTCAGAGTTTTATGGAAGTCCGTGGACAATGCCTAAAGGGTTTTATTTTCAAAATTTCATAGATGCCTTTGAGAAGGCAAATATGGGAATCTATATGTTAAATTCTGTCATGGTTACTGCTCTCGCTCTAGTAATCTTGTTGGTTGTGGCATTGCCGGCGGCGTATGTCCTTGCAAGATACACGTTCAGAGGTAGTAAAGTGATCAACTCGCTGTTCAAAGCAGGATTATTTATAAATGTTAACTATATTGTTGTTCCGATTTTCCTTATGTTATTAGATGGTGATACCTTTTTGCGGGCACAGCTTGGAGACGGATTCCTACTGGACAATTTATTCGTTTTAGCTATCGTTTATGCAGCAACTGCTTTGCCATTTACTATTTATTTGTTGTCTAGCTATTTCCAATCACTCCCAATCACATTTGAAGAAGCGGCACTGGTAGACGGTGCAGGTTATTTCAAAACGATGATTAAGATTATGATTCCAATGGCCAGGCCAAGTATTATTACTATCATCCTATTTAACTTTCTGGCATTTTGGAATGAATATATCATCGCACTGACATTGATTCCTGGTGAAAATAAAACATTGCCTGTTGGATTAATGAACTTGATGGCAGCTCAGAAGTCTGCTGCTAACTACGGCCAAATGTATGCCGGGATGGTTCTAGTCATGCTTCCAACCCTAATTTTATATATTTTGGTTCAGAGAAAAATAACACAAGGGATGACTCTTGGTGGATTGAAAGACTAA
- the lacD gene encoding tagatose-bisphosphate aldolase, with the protein MLELTTNKLAAMKRLSDENGIIGALAIDQRGSLKKMIAAGSANPVGDEGIIRFKELVSAELTPYATSILLDPEYGLPAAKVRHPEAGLLVAYEKTGYDATAVGRLPDLLSEWSVRRLKDAGADAVKFLLYYDADEDAAINDYKHVYMERVGSECAAEDIPFFLEIVSYDAANDDVKSLEYAKVKPHKVIEAMREFSKPQYKVDVLKVEVPVDMNYVEGFGQGETAYSKEEAAACFKEQSAATDLPFIFLSAGVSAELFQETLKFAKEAGSTFNGVLCGRATWKNGVAPFAEQGEEAGRNWLQDTGRKNIQELNEVLKQTASSWYDKVSK; encoded by the coding sequence ATGTTAGAATTAACAACAAATAAATTAGCAGCAATGAAACGTTTATCTGATGAAAATGGGATTATCGGGGCACTGGCAATTGATCAGCGCGGTTCCTTAAAGAAAATGATTGCGGCAGGGAGTGCCAATCCTGTCGGCGATGAGGGGATCATCCGCTTTAAAGAATTGGTGTCAGCGGAATTGACTCCATATGCAACATCCATTCTACTGGATCCGGAATACGGTCTGCCTGCTGCGAAGGTCCGTCATCCGGAAGCAGGGCTTTTGGTGGCATATGAAAAAACAGGCTATGATGCAACAGCTGTCGGCCGCCTGCCTGATTTACTATCGGAATGGTCGGTTCGACGTCTGAAGGATGCAGGCGCAGATGCGGTTAAGTTCCTCCTTTATTACGATGCCGATGAAGACGCGGCAATAAATGATTACAAGCATGTATATATGGAGCGGGTTGGCTCAGAGTGTGCAGCTGAGGATATTCCATTTTTCCTTGAAATTGTCTCTTACGATGCCGCCAATGATGATGTGAAAAGCTTAGAATATGCAAAGGTAAAGCCACACAAGGTGATTGAGGCGATGCGTGAATTCTCCAAGCCGCAATACAAGGTGGACGTATTGAAGGTGGAAGTGCCTGTTGACATGAATTATGTTGAAGGCTTTGGACAGGGAGAAACAGCCTATAGCAAAGAGGAGGCGGCTGCCTGCTTTAAAGAGCAAAGCGCGGCAACCGATCTGCCGTTTATCTTCTTGAGCGCCGGTGTTAGTGCCGAATTGTTCCAGGAAACATTGAAATTTGCCAAGGAAGCTGGGTCTACCTTTAACGGCGTGCTCTGCGGGCGGGCTACCTGGAAGAACGGTGTTGCCCCATTTGCTGAACAAGGAGAAGAAGCAGGTCGTAACTGGCTCCAAGACACAGGCCGAAAAAATATCCAAGAACTAAACGAAGTTCTGAAACAAACAGCCAGCTCATGGTATGACAAGGTATCTAAGTAA
- a CDS encoding carbohydrate ABC transporter substrate-binding protein, protein MKKKLLMAGMTAVLSFGLMACSNGESTSGQSKDSSKADGKTTLQVAALESAYGKEMWTKISDAYETANPDVKIQLTVDKNLEEKISPKMKAGDYPDVVLLATGRKLALTETLIKDKALEDISDVLDKKVYGEDVTVKDKLIPGFTDTLATNPYNDKKTYLAPMFYSPTGLFYNEALFKEKGWEVPKTWDEMWALGEKAKSEGISLFTYPTTGYFDAFMYSLLLEAGGPDFYNNAMTYKDGIWKSPEADQAFGIVGKLGKYTAPTTVANANDQNYKKNQQLILDNKALFMPNGTWVVGEMEDAPRAEGFKWGMTSLPAIKDGGDRYAFTFFEQMWIPAQAKNKDAAKDFLTFLYSDKAADIFAEAGAVQPIEGMASKLTGDNQLFYSIYDNGAKAGMGGFAATEAVEGVSMADALFATIDSIVSGDKTVKDWQEAVEAASDKLRAALK, encoded by the coding sequence ATGAAAAAGAAGCTTTTAATGGCTGGAATGACTGCAGTCCTCTCATTCGGTTTAATGGCTTGTTCGAATGGGGAAAGCACCAGTGGCCAATCAAAGGACAGTTCCAAAGCTGATGGTAAGACAACACTTCAGGTAGCGGCGTTAGAATCAGCATATGGTAAAGAGATGTGGACCAAAATTTCTGATGCTTATGAAACCGCTAACCCTGACGTTAAGATTCAATTGACGGTTGATAAAAATTTGGAAGAAAAAATCAGCCCAAAAATGAAAGCGGGAGATTATCCTGACGTCGTATTATTGGCAACAGGGCGAAAACTAGCCCTGACTGAAACATTAATTAAGGATAAAGCATTGGAAGATATCTCTGATGTATTAGATAAAAAGGTCTATGGTGAGGATGTAACCGTAAAAGATAAGTTAATCCCTGGGTTTACAGATACGCTTGCTACCAATCCATACAACGATAAAAAGACATACCTAGCTCCAATGTTCTATAGCCCTACAGGATTATTCTACAATGAAGCCCTATTTAAAGAAAAAGGCTGGGAAGTGCCAAAAACGTGGGACGAAATGTGGGCACTTGGGGAAAAAGCAAAATCAGAAGGAATTTCATTATTCACTTATCCAACCACTGGATACTTTGACGCATTCATGTACTCTTTATTATTAGAAGCTGGCGGACCTGACTTCTATAATAATGCAATGACATACAAGGATGGCATTTGGAAGTCTCCGGAGGCAGATCAGGCTTTTGGAATTGTTGGAAAGCTAGGGAAATATACTGCACCAACAACCGTTGCTAATGCTAATGATCAAAATTATAAAAAGAACCAACAATTAATTTTAGACAATAAAGCATTGTTTATGCCGAATGGTACTTGGGTAGTTGGTGAAATGGAAGATGCACCTAGAGCAGAAGGCTTTAAATGGGGGATGACCTCTTTACCAGCAATCAAAGATGGCGGCGATCGTTATGCCTTTACTTTCTTTGAGCAAATGTGGATTCCAGCTCAAGCAAAAAATAAAGATGCGGCGAAAGATTTCTTAACGTTCCTTTATTCCGATAAGGCTGCAGATATTTTTGCTGAAGCTGGCGCTGTTCAGCCAATTGAAGGGATGGCAAGCAAGTTAACTGGTGATAACCAATTATTCTACAGCATTTATGACAATGGAGCAAAAGCAGGAATGGGCGGCTTTGCTGCTACAGAAGCCGTTGAAGGTGTAAGCATGGCTGATGCATTGTTTGCAACGATTGACAGTATTGTTTCTGGGGATAAAACAGTTAAAGATTGGCAAGAAGCCGTTGAAGCTGCTAGCGATAAATTACGTGCAGCCCTAAAATAA
- the nagA gene encoding N-acetylglucosamine-6-phosphate deacetylase, translating into MKQFIYADRFFLEEQVAGPGFLEIKEGKFAGFYETLPNKEANIIDHSGHWIAPGLVDTHIHGFHNHDIMDNDAAGLKAISEGLLSCGVTSFLPTTLTASTELLNEVVAMIGENYAKVQGAKIKGIFLEGPFFTEKHKGAQNTNYFCDPSIEKLKTWQKQSNHFIKKIALAPERNGASAFIEHAVKDGVAVALAHSDATYDQAKQAVEHGASIFVHTFNGMSGLHHRDPGMAGAAMNLTNVFAEIICDGHHVHPAAANILMNARGRKEVVMVTDCMMAGGMPEGHYQLGEFPVEVKNGAARLENGSLAGSILQLIDAVRNVVDWGIAAPEEAIYMASTAPAKSIELDRECGKIAAGLDADFIVLTPELELTATYLDGVCRYQAGKEGVQ; encoded by the coding sequence ATGAAACAGTTTATTTATGCAGATAGATTTTTTCTTGAGGAGCAAGTCGCAGGCCCTGGTTTTCTCGAAATCAAAGAGGGGAAATTTGCCGGCTTCTATGAGACGCTCCCGAATAAAGAAGCCAACATCATAGATCATTCCGGGCATTGGATTGCGCCCGGTTTAGTCGACACCCATATTCATGGCTTTCATAACCACGATATCATGGATAATGATGCGGCTGGGCTGAAGGCGATTTCCGAGGGGCTGCTTTCCTGCGGAGTGACATCGTTTTTGCCGACAACGCTCACCGCTTCGACGGAACTGTTGAATGAAGTGGTTGCGATGATTGGTGAAAATTACGCAAAGGTACAGGGTGCCAAAATAAAAGGCATCTTTTTAGAAGGTCCCTTTTTTACCGAAAAACACAAAGGGGCCCAAAATACCAACTATTTTTGTGATCCGTCGATTGAAAAACTCAAAACCTGGCAGAAGCAATCGAATCATTTTATCAAAAAAATTGCCCTCGCACCTGAGCGGAACGGGGCTTCGGCCTTTATTGAGCATGCCGTAAAAGACGGGGTTGCCGTGGCGCTGGCCCACAGTGACGCGACGTATGACCAAGCAAAGCAGGCGGTGGAACATGGTGCATCGATTTTTGTTCATACGTTCAATGGCATGAGCGGGCTGCACCACCGCGATCCGGGGATGGCCGGCGCCGCGATGAATCTCACGAACGTATTTGCTGAAATTATTTGTGACGGGCACCATGTTCATCCTGCCGCAGCGAACATTCTCATGAATGCCCGCGGCCGCAAGGAGGTAGTGATGGTGACTGACTGTATGATGGCCGGCGGCATGCCGGAAGGGCACTATCAGCTGGGGGAATTCCCTGTTGAAGTGAAGAATGGAGCGGCCCGGCTTGAGAATGGTAGCTTGGCAGGCAGTATTCTGCAATTAATTGATGCCGTCCGAAATGTTGTCGACTGGGGGATTGCGGCCCCGGAAGAAGCGATTTATATGGCGAGCACCGCCCCGGCAAAAAGTATTGAGCTTGACAGGGAATGCGGCAAGATTGCTGCCGGCCTCGATGCCGATTTTATTGTGCTTACGCCGGAGCTCGAATTAACCGCCACCTATCTTGATGGTGTCTGCCGGTATCAAGCGGGAAAAGAGGGAGTGCAATGA
- a CDS encoding carbohydrate ABC transporter permease, which yields MNKTKEKRFFIFVCTAPALILLTLFMVVPTIQVFRMSLYKWGGFSNNPVFVGFDNFIKLWDDMNFIRSLQNSIVLIVMVTIITMVMAILFATLLTRENMKGNSFFRVIFYIPNILSIVVIAGIFSAVYDPTTGLLNNIFSVFKLEGLKQLWLGNQQIAIYSIGGSLIWQAIGYYMVMYMSSIASIPESFYEASSLEGAGRIRQFFSITLPLMWQNIRTTLTFFIISTINLSFLLVQAMTGGGPDGSTEVFLSYMYKQAYTNSSYGYGMAIGVVIFLFSFALSAIISFVTKREVLEY from the coding sequence GTGAATAAAACAAAAGAGAAAAGATTTTTTATATTTGTTTGTACAGCCCCGGCACTGATCTTGTTGACGTTATTCATGGTAGTACCCACAATTCAAGTATTTAGAATGTCTTTATACAAATGGGGCGGATTTTCCAATAATCCGGTGTTTGTTGGCTTTGATAATTTTATCAAGCTTTGGGATGATATGAACTTCATCCGATCACTCCAAAACAGCATTGTGTTGATTGTGATGGTAACCATCATCACGATGGTCATGGCGATATTATTTGCGACGTTATTAACAAGAGAAAATATGAAGGGGAACAGTTTTTTTCGGGTAATTTTTTACATTCCCAATATTTTATCAATCGTTGTTATCGCTGGTATTTTTTCGGCGGTATATGATCCAACAACGGGTCTACTGAACAATATCTTTAGTGTATTCAAACTTGAAGGTCTTAAGCAGCTATGGCTTGGGAATCAGCAAATTGCAATTTATAGCATTGGCGGATCGCTTATTTGGCAGGCTATTGGCTACTACATGGTCATGTATATGTCTAGTATTGCAAGTATTCCGGAGAGTTTTTATGAGGCTTCCTCATTGGAAGGCGCAGGAAGAATTAGGCAGTTTTTTAGCATTACGCTGCCGTTAATGTGGCAAAATATCCGTACAACTTTAACGTTTTTTATCATTAGTACGATTAATTTAAGTTTCCTCCTTGTGCAGGCAATGACCGGAGGAGGGCCGGATGGATCCACTGAGGTATTCCTCAGCTACATGTATAAGCAAGCTTACACCAATTCGTCCTATGGGTACGGTATGGCCATTGGGGTGGTAATCTTCTTATTCTCATTCGCATTATCAGCCATTATTAGTTTCGTCACTAAAAGAGAAGTGCTGGAGTATTAA
- a CDS encoding ROK family protein, protein MKKAIGIDIGGTKVAAGIISEGGELLKRAEVKSDASDREKMFASVVEAVEQLLRDSSFSIADMAGIGVGVPGKVDRENGIAVFQNNLPWADFPVKARLQEQFGLERITLDNDVYTAAFAEWKTAGGDCEETFVYMTISTGISCSIIHNGSFFRGAGFAGELGLFPILSNAAGQKLERLEKAAAGPAIEKLAAETLQVANLSTKDVFDRYFAGVEEYQPIIDEVTDNWAQGLYAISCLVDPHKLVFGGSVIANNPGLLEIVKEKLKNYQIAEQQHLLDYMSISTLKQDNGVVGAGLRVFEG, encoded by the coding sequence ATGAAAAAGGCAATTGGCATTGATATTGGCGGGACCAAAGTTGCGGCAGGCATCATTTCTGAAGGCGGGGAACTGCTAAAGCGTGCGGAAGTCAAAAGTGATGCTTCAGATCGAGAAAAGATGTTTGCCAGTGTAGTAGAAGCGGTGGAGCAGCTTCTTCGTGATTCTTCTTTTTCAATCGCCGACATGGCAGGTATAGGTGTGGGTGTACCAGGCAAGGTTGACCGCGAGAATGGGATTGCCGTTTTCCAAAATAATCTTCCATGGGCGGATTTCCCTGTCAAAGCACGTTTGCAGGAGCAATTCGGGCTTGAGCGTATTACGCTCGACAACGATGTGTATACGGCGGCGTTTGCCGAGTGGAAAACTGCCGGGGGAGATTGCGAGGAAACGTTTGTCTATATGACTATCAGTACCGGTATCTCCTGCTCCATTATCCACAATGGTTCGTTTTTCAGAGGAGCGGGATTTGCAGGGGAGCTCGGGTTATTTCCGATCCTTTCGAATGCTGCTGGTCAGAAACTGGAGCGGCTGGAAAAGGCAGCTGCCGGACCCGCAATCGAAAAGTTGGCTGCTGAAACATTGCAGGTGGCGAATCTATCGACCAAGGATGTTTTCGACCGCTACTTCGCTGGAGTCGAGGAGTATCAGCCGATTATTGATGAGGTGACGGACAACTGGGCACAAGGCCTTTATGCCATTTCCTGCTTGGTGGATCCGCATAAGCTTGTGTTCGGCGGCAGCGTTATCGCTAATAATCCGGGTCTGTTGGAAATAGTAAAGGAAAAACTGAAAAACTATCAAATCGCCGAGCAGCAGCATCTCTTAGACTATATGTCTATTAGCACCTTAAAGCAGGATAACGGCGTCGTCGGGGCCGGGCTGCGGGTGTTTGAGGGTTGA
- the lacC gene encoding tagatose-6-phosphate kinase, whose protein sequence is MILAVTMNPSVDISYPLAEFKLDDVNRVEQVRKTAGGKGLNVARVIRQMDEDVLATGVLGGTLGDYIIQELSKTEIANDFLKINQESRNCIAILHDGQQTEILESGPTLTEENGAAFVKKYQELLSGVSIVTISGSLPKGLEPGYYRQLVENGREQGIPVIVDTSGEALRQVLVHRVKPFAIKPNLTELSQLLGQEVEPGIDSLQQALSDELFQGIEWIVVSLGSEGAFVKHRADFYRVTIPAIEVVNPVGSGDATVAGLAAALKRNLPVADVLKTAMTTGMLNTMEAGTGSINYANFSRLFEMVQITKINS, encoded by the coding sequence ATGATTTTAGCGGTCACTATGAATCCATCGGTTGATATTTCTTACCCGTTGGCCGAGTTTAAGCTGGATGATGTCAATCGGGTAGAACAGGTACGGAAAACGGCCGGCGGCAAGGGTTTAAATGTCGCCCGTGTCATCCGGCAAATGGATGAGGACGTCCTGGCGACAGGCGTACTCGGCGGAACTTTGGGCGACTATATCATCCAGGAGCTGTCGAAAACGGAGATAGCCAATGATTTTTTAAAAATAAACCAAGAGTCACGCAATTGCATCGCGATTCTCCATGATGGCCAGCAGACGGAAATTTTGGAGTCCGGCCCAACCTTAACAGAAGAGAACGGGGCGGCTTTCGTCAAAAAGTATCAGGAACTGCTTTCAGGCGTCTCGATTGTTACGATCTCCGGCAGTTTACCAAAAGGGTTGGAGCCTGGTTATTATCGACAGTTGGTGGAAAACGGCCGGGAGCAAGGGATTCCTGTGATTGTCGATACATCCGGCGAGGCGCTCCGGCAGGTGTTAGTCCATCGGGTAAAGCCTTTTGCCATCAAGCCGAATCTAACGGAGTTGTCCCAGCTTTTGGGTCAGGAAGTGGAGCCGGGAATTGACAGCTTGCAGCAGGCACTGTCTGATGAACTTTTTCAAGGGATTGAATGGATTGTGGTTTCTCTCGGCAGTGAAGGTGCGTTTGTGAAGCATAGAGCGGATTTTTACAGGGTCACGATCCCGGCGATTGAGGTCGTGAACCCTGTTGGCTCCGGAGATGCGACCGTTGCCGGGCTGGCGGCTGCCCTGAAACGGAATCTCCCTGTTGCTGATGTGCTGAAAACAGCGATGACAACAGGGATGCTTAATACGATGGAAGCAGGCACAGGGTCGATTAATTATGCGAATTTCAGCCGATTATTTGAAATGGTTCAAATTACGAAGATAAATTCATAG
- a CDS encoding SIS domain-containing protein, translated as MFTLSQEQLQSKGAAITTAEIKQQPELWAETLSLYTEKRGKIEAFFQNITDKHDRVRVIFTGAGTSAYVGDTVTPYLKGKVDEHKWDVQSVPTTAIVSNPYQFLKADIPTLLVSFARSGNSPESVATVELAEQLVPNLFQITITCSKEGKLAQRAKGDERNLLLLMPERSNDQGFAMTGSYTCMALTALLIFDSLSVEEKMNIVSAIRRMGESVVNRESEMQNMVSADFDRIIYLGSGGFEGLAREAQLKILELTAGKMATSFDSSLGFRHGPKSFVNEKAAVFVFVSNQPYTRQYDIDMLNELKDDQIAQSVYAIAVEGEINYDGSSFSFESSGSIIPDAYLSLPFVMVAQTIALLAAIKVGNTPDTPSPTGTVNRVVKGVIIHEYK; from the coding sequence ATGTTTACATTGAGTCAGGAACAATTACAGAGCAAAGGCGCGGCGATTACCACCGCGGAAATCAAGCAGCAGCCTGAACTATGGGCTGAAACGTTGTCATTATATACTGAAAAGCGTGGAAAAATTGAGGCGTTTTTCCAAAATATCACTGATAAGCATGACCGTGTTCGCGTCATTTTTACAGGCGCGGGAACATCCGCTTATGTCGGCGACACTGTGACCCCGTATTTAAAAGGAAAAGTAGATGAGCATAAGTGGGATGTGCAGAGTGTTCCGACAACAGCAATCGTCTCCAACCCATACCAATTTTTAAAAGCCGATATTCCCACCCTGCTTGTATCGTTTGCGAGAAGCGGCAATAGTCCGGAAAGCGTGGCAACCGTCGAGCTGGCAGAACAATTAGTTCCTAACCTGTTTCAGATTACGATTACTTGCTCAAAGGAAGGGAAGCTGGCACAGCGAGCCAAAGGCGATGAGCGCAATCTGTTATTATTAATGCCTGAAAGGTCAAATGATCAGGGCTTTGCCATGACCGGAAGCTATACCTGTATGGCGTTAACAGCCCTGCTCATTTTTGATTCATTGTCCGTGGAAGAGAAAATGAACATTGTCAGTGCGATCCGTCGGATGGGCGAAAGTGTTGTGAACCGGGAGTCTGAGATGCAAAACATGGTGAGTGCTGATTTTGACCGGATTATTTATCTTGGTTCCGGTGGCTTTGAAGGCTTGGCACGGGAAGCGCAATTAAAAATTCTCGAATTAACGGCTGGAAAAATGGCCACTTCCTTTGACTCGTCACTCGGTTTCCGCCACGGTCCCAAGTCATTTGTGAACGAAAAAGCAGCCGTGTTTGTGTTTGTGTCTAACCAGCCTTATACACGACAGTATGATATCGATATGCTAAATGAATTAAAGGATGATCAAATTGCCCAGTCGGTTTATGCAATCGCAGTGGAAGGGGAGATCAATTATGATGGCAGCTCCTTCTCATTCGAAAGCAGCGGCAGCATCATTCCGGACGCCTATCTGTCACTGCCGTTTGTCATGGTGGCTCAAACCATTGCGTTGCTTGCGGCAATAAAAGTGGGAAATACACCGGATACGCCATCGCCGACAGGAACGGTCAACCGTGTCGTCAAAGGGGTTATCATTCACGAGTACAAGTAA